From Actinosynnema mirum DSM 43827, a single genomic window includes:
- a CDS encoding sensor histidine kinase: MLADVGVAALCVVVFWLPPGEPVVVHVVLVVALGIGVLLRGRAPVVGVVVVSVVTGAGWVVGVGHDPFLAAAWVLHPVAVRYGGSSRRVGVVLGGVLAVLLVTGSEEPGVVLRQVMVSLLALAASWQLGTSVRRERGEAARAARAEGERAVVAERLRVVREVHDVVSHSLGAIALTSGVAVHLGDAEALRRGLVEVERTSKRAMGELRVALGGVRESGPQPGIGDLGVLVRDSPVEADLVVDGEFGAEVPAAVGLAVYRVVQEGLTNVGKHAVGARCSVRVARVGGGVEVSVVDGGGAAVGGGEPGFGLAGVRERVELLGGVFSAGVLAGGGFGVRAVIPGGW, translated from the coding sequence GTGCTGGCTGACGTGGGGGTCGCGGCGCTGTGCGTCGTGGTGTTCTGGTTGCCGCCGGGTGAGCCCGTTGTGGTGCACGTGGTGCTCGTGGTGGCGCTGGGGATCGGGGTGCTGCTGCGGGGGCGGGCGCCGGTGGTGGGGGTCGTGGTCGTCTCGGTGGTGACCGGGGCGGGGTGGGTCGTCGGGGTTGGGCACGACCCGTTCTTGGCTGCGGCCTGGGTGCTCCACCCCGTCGCGGTGCGGTACGGGGGGTCCTCCCGGCGGGTCGGGGTGGTGCTGGGCGGGGTGCTCGCGGTGCTGCTGGTGACCGGGTCCGAGGAACCTGGGGTGGTGTTGCGGCAGGTGATGGTGTCCCTGCTGGCGCTTGCGGCCTCCTGGCAGCTGGGGACCTCGGTCCGGCGGGAGCGGGGTGAGGCTGCGCGGGCTGCTCGGGCCGAGGGTGAGCGGGCCGTGGTGGCCGAGCGGTTGCGGGTGGTGCGGGAGGTGCACGACGTCGTGTCGCACTCGTTGGGGGCCATCGCGTTGACGTCCGGGGTCGCGGTGCACCTGGGGGATGCCGAGGCGTTGCGGCGTGGGCTGGTCGAGGTGGAGCGGACCAGCAAGCGGGCCATGGGTGAGCTGCGGGTGGCGCTGGGCGGGGTTCGGGAGAGCGGGCCGCAGCCGGGGATCGGGGACCTCGGGGTGTTGGTGCGGGACAGTCCCGTCGAGGCCGACCTGGTGGTGGACGGGGAGTTCGGGGCCGAGGTGCCCGCCGCGGTTGGGCTTGCGGTGTACCGGGTGGTGCAGGAAGGGCTGACCAACGTGGGCAAGCACGCGGTGGGGGCGCGGTGCTCGGTTCGGGTGGCGCGGGTGGGCGGGGGTGTGGAGGTCAGCGTGGTCGACGGGGGTGGGGCGGCTGTGGGTGGCGGGGAACCGGGGTTCGGGTTGGCGGGGGTGCGGGAGCGGGTGGAACTGCTCGGTGGGGTGTTCAGCGCGGGGGTGCTGGCGGGTGGGGGGTTCGGGGTTCGGGCGGTGATCCCCGGTGGGTGGTGA
- a CDS encoding carbohydrate ABC transporter permease, which yields MPVARRLELALLLTPALLLFGLFVLAPMAIAGFYSAYDWNGFGPLTDFVGWRNYADALTGKVFQDAFWHNAVIAVLSIAVQLPLSIGLALLLNRRLRGRAALRAIVFAPYVLSEAITAVVWLMVLQPGGFADRVLGAVGLGDLVQQWLADPEVVLYTLFGVITWKYLGFGIILLLAGLQGIPEELREAAALDGATPWQTTRHVLLPLLGPTVRIWVFLSVIGSLQLFDLVWIMTLGGPANASTTMATYLVDHGFKRYEIGYGSAVAVLVFVVCFAFALLYQRFALRRDTEGALG from the coding sequence ATGCCGGTGGCGCGCAGGCTGGAACTGGCGCTGCTGCTGACCCCGGCGCTCCTGCTGTTCGGGCTGTTCGTCCTGGCCCCCATGGCGATCGCGGGCTTCTACAGCGCCTACGACTGGAACGGCTTCGGCCCGCTCACCGACTTCGTCGGCTGGCGCAACTACGCCGACGCGCTGACCGGGAAGGTGTTCCAGGACGCCTTCTGGCACAACGCGGTCATCGCGGTCCTGTCGATCGCGGTGCAGCTGCCGCTGAGCATCGGCCTCGCGCTGCTGCTCAACCGCCGCCTGCGCGGTCGGGCGGCCCTGCGCGCCATCGTGTTCGCCCCGTACGTGCTGTCCGAGGCGATCACCGCCGTGGTGTGGCTGATGGTGCTGCAACCCGGCGGGTTCGCCGACCGGGTGCTCGGCGCCGTCGGCCTCGGCGACCTCGTGCAGCAGTGGCTCGCGGACCCGGAGGTGGTGCTCTACACCCTGTTCGGCGTGATCACCTGGAAGTACCTGGGCTTCGGCATCATCCTGCTGCTGGCCGGGCTCCAGGGCATCCCCGAGGAGCTGCGCGAGGCCGCCGCGCTGGACGGCGCGACCCCGTGGCAGACCACCAGGCACGTGCTGCTGCCGCTGCTCGGCCCGACCGTCCGCATCTGGGTGTTCCTGTCGGTCATCGGCTCGCTCCAGCTGTTCGACCTGGTCTGGATCATGACCCTGGGCGGCCCGGCGAACGCCTCCACCACCATGGCGACCTACCTGGTGGACCACGGCTTCAAGCGCTACGAGATCGGCTACGGCAGCGCCGTCGCGGTCCTGGTGTTCGTGGTCTGCTTCGCGTTCGCCCTGCTGTACCAGCGCTTCGCGCTGCGCCGCGACACCGAGGGGGCGCTGGGCTGA
- a CDS encoding carbohydrate ABC transporter permease — protein MAATHTRTGLAAGYTAAIAVVGITVVPLLFVVLGGFRTNAQINDDPAGLPAPWVLDNYASILGSWEFWRFLGNSATIALAATLLAIACGAAAGFALSRYRFKGREAVYTLFTLGLLFPVGLAALPLYPWLRQLGLLESTWGVALPQAAFSLPVTIVILRPFMRAIPQEIEDAATLDGATRLGFFWRVLLPLSTPALATVAVLAFVTSWNAYLLPLLVFNDQTSFTLPLGVATFQAQYSQDTARVLAFTALSMLPALGFFALAERRIVGGLAGSVKG, from the coding sequence ATGGCCGCCACGCACACCAGGACCGGGCTCGCCGCCGGGTACACCGCCGCGATCGCGGTCGTCGGGATCACCGTCGTGCCGCTGCTGTTCGTGGTGCTCGGCGGTTTCCGCACCAACGCCCAGATCAACGACGACCCGGCGGGCCTGCCCGCCCCGTGGGTGCTGGACAACTACGCGTCGATCCTCGGCTCGTGGGAGTTCTGGCGCTTCCTGGGCAACAGCGCCACGATCGCCCTGGCCGCCACGCTCCTCGCGATCGCCTGCGGCGCGGCGGCGGGCTTCGCCCTGTCCCGCTACCGCTTCAAGGGCCGCGAGGCCGTCTACACCCTGTTCACCCTCGGCCTGCTGTTCCCGGTGGGCCTGGCCGCCCTTCCCCTCTACCCCTGGCTGCGCCAGCTGGGCCTCCTCGAATCCACCTGGGGAGTGGCGCTCCCGCAGGCCGCGTTCTCCCTCCCCGTCACCATCGTGATCCTGCGCCCGTTCATGCGCGCGATCCCGCAGGAGATCGAGGACGCCGCGACCCTGGACGGCGCGACCAGGCTCGGCTTCTTCTGGCGGGTCCTCCTGCCCCTCTCCACCCCGGCCCTGGCCACCGTCGCGGTCCTGGCCTTCGTCACCAGCTGGAACGCCTACCTGCTGCCCCTGCTGGTCTTCAACGACCAGACCAGCTTCACCCTGCCCCTGGGCGTCGCGACCTTCCAGGCCCAGTACTCCCAGGACACCGCACGAGTGCTGGCGTTCACCGCCCTGTCCATGCTCCCCGCACTGGGCTTCTTCGCCCTGGCCGAACGCCGCATCGTCGGCGGCCTCGCGGGCTCGGTGAAGGGATGA
- a CDS encoding ABC transporter ATP-binding protein, translating into MIEVEGLCKRRGGRFVVRELGFRVGAGRVTAFLGPNGAGKSTTLRVLLGLDRADSGRALVRGVPYARLRWPLRVVGAVLEDGAHPARSGRGHLGWVARSNGIALSRVSEVLGVAGLSDFGGVRVGAYSLGMRRRLAVACALLGEPEVLVLDEPLNGLDPEGIRWLRRVVREFADSGGAVLLSSHLVAEAEAVADDVVVVDRGRLVASGTVAEVVGARGSLEEAFFALTGGAA; encoded by the coding sequence GTGATCGAGGTTGAGGGGTTGTGCAAGCGGCGCGGCGGGCGGTTCGTCGTGCGGGAGCTCGGGTTTCGGGTTGGGGCTGGGCGGGTGACCGCCTTCCTGGGGCCCAACGGGGCCGGGAAGTCGACGACGTTGCGGGTGCTGCTCGGGTTGGACCGGGCGGATTCGGGGCGGGCGTTGGTGCGCGGGGTGCCCTATGCGCGGTTGCGGTGGCCGTTGCGGGTGGTCGGGGCGGTGCTGGAGGACGGGGCGCACCCGGCTCGCAGCGGGCGCGGGCACCTGGGGTGGGTGGCGCGCAGCAACGGGATCGCGCTGTCGCGGGTTTCGGAAGTGCTTGGGGTGGCTGGGCTTTCCGACTTCGGCGGGGTTCGGGTTGGGGCTTACTCGTTGGGGATGCGGCGGCGGTTGGCCGTTGCCTGCGCGCTGTTGGGTGAGCCCGAGGTGCTGGTGCTGGACGAGCCGCTGAACGGGCTCGATCCCGAGGGGATCAGGTGGTTGCGGCGGGTGGTGCGGGAGTTCGCCGACTCGGGTGGGGCGGTGCTGTTGTCCAGCCACCTGGTCGCGGAGGCCGAGGCTGTGGCGGATGACGTCGTGGTGGTGGACCGGGGGCGGTTGGTCGCCTCCGGGACGGTCGCGGAGGTCGTGGGGGCGCGGGGGAGCTTGGAAGAGGCGTTCTTCGCGCTGACCGGGGGTGCGGCGTGA
- a CDS encoding RNA-binding S4 domain-containing protein — MESTRVDRWLWAVRLTKTRPDAADACRGGHVRVNDRPAKPATVVVPGDEVRARVNGVNRVVEVVRVIQKRVGAEAASTCFIDRTPKPPPEAAVPVAHRDRGAGRPTKRERRELDRFRGGTL, encoded by the coding sequence ATGGAGTCCACCCGCGTGGACCGCTGGCTGTGGGCGGTCCGGCTGACCAAGACCCGCCCGGACGCGGCGGACGCCTGCCGGGGCGGGCACGTGCGCGTCAACGACCGGCCCGCCAAGCCCGCGACCGTCGTCGTGCCCGGCGACGAGGTGCGGGCGCGGGTGAACGGGGTCAACCGGGTCGTCGAGGTGGTGCGGGTCATCCAGAAGCGGGTCGGCGCGGAGGCCGCGTCCACGTGCTTCATCGACCGCACCCCCAAGCCGCCGCCCGAGGCCGCCGTGCCGGTCGCGCACCGCGACCGGGGCGCGGGGCGTCCCACCAAGCGGGAACGGCGGGAGTTGGACCGGTTCCGCGGTGGCACGCTGTGA
- a CDS encoding Rv1733c family protein: MRLLPGPNPLARAGDRLVGALFGLVWVVAAIGMPVAGAVGTRTHTHLSDLSDHQTSTTTPAQAVLLTDSPHSDASTIGAGAERTQVPATWQTQDGTLRTGTVEAANDLTAGTPVPIWLNPEGTPTPKPLTSGEALLGAAGAGLGTWLALVATATGCGATAHIAVRRAHLRAWEREWALVEPSWRAN; encoded by the coding sequence ATGAGACTCCTGCCCGGCCCCAACCCACTGGCCAGGGCGGGGGACAGGCTGGTGGGCGCCCTGTTCGGCCTGGTCTGGGTGGTGGCCGCGATCGGAATGCCCGTGGCGGGCGCGGTGGGCACCAGAACCCACACCCACCTGTCCGACCTGTCAGACCACCAGACGTCCACCACAACCCCAGCCCAAGCCGTCCTCCTGACCGACTCCCCGCACTCGGACGCGTCCACCATCGGCGCAGGCGCCGAACGCACCCAGGTCCCCGCAACCTGGCAAACCCAGGACGGCACCCTCAGAACCGGAACGGTGGAAGCCGCGAACGACCTCACCGCAGGCACCCCAGTCCCCATCTGGCTGAACCCCGAGGGAACCCCAACCCCCAAACCCCTGACCAGCGGCGAAGCCCTGCTAGGCGCAGCGGGAGCAGGCCTGGGAACCTGGCTGGCCCTAGTAGCAACGGCCACAGGCTGCGGAGCAACCGCCCACATCGCAGTACGCAGGGCACACCTACGCGCCTGGGAACGCGAATGGGCCCTGGTAGAACCCTCCTGGCGAGCCAACTGA
- a CDS encoding extracellular solute-binding protein has protein sequence MRLTRALAAAAALSLLASCGGPAAPQEPTGPITLTWWHNGTSDPIKTVWQDVVTDYQGKNPDITIEAQPIQNEGFSTKIPLALQSPTPPDVYQQWGGGDLASQVTSGKLADITDASKPWISTIGDFAKGWQVDGRQLGVPFAQHVVGFWYRKDLFSQAGISAPPTTMAELNAAVAKLKSAGLAPIAVGGKDRWPDAFYWNYFAVRECSQQTIESSVKNLKLDDPCWVKAGQDLVDFLRTEPFQEGFNGTPAQQGAGSSAGLVANGKAAMELQGDWNPGTMSSLTEDKDLDSKVGWFPFPTVPGGQGDPAAVLGGGDGFSCTTRAAAACAKFLEYLIGPEIQNKLAAAGTGLPVNEAAVTALKTENLKTVAEHGRNAPYVQMYFDRAFPTDVGAALNEAVANLFAGQGSPQGIVDAVNEAADGAK, from the coding sequence ATGCGCTTAACCCGAGCACTGGCCGCCGCAGCGGCGCTCTCCCTGCTCGCGTCCTGCGGAGGCCCGGCTGCCCCGCAGGAGCCCACCGGCCCGATCACCCTCACCTGGTGGCACAACGGCACCTCCGACCCGATCAAGACGGTCTGGCAGGACGTCGTCACCGACTACCAGGGCAAGAACCCGGACATCACGATCGAGGCCCAGCCCATCCAGAACGAGGGCTTCTCCACCAAGATCCCCCTGGCGCTCCAGTCGCCCACCCCGCCGGACGTCTACCAGCAGTGGGGCGGCGGCGACCTGGCCTCGCAGGTCACCTCCGGCAAGCTCGCCGACATCACCGACGCGAGCAAGCCGTGGATCTCCACCATCGGCGACTTCGCCAAGGGCTGGCAGGTCGACGGCCGCCAGCTCGGCGTCCCGTTCGCCCAGCACGTCGTGGGCTTCTGGTACCGCAAGGACCTGTTCTCCCAGGCCGGGATCAGCGCCCCGCCCACCACGATGGCCGAGCTGAACGCCGCCGTCGCCAAGCTCAAGTCCGCCGGGCTCGCCCCGATCGCCGTCGGCGGCAAGGACCGCTGGCCGGACGCCTTCTACTGGAACTACTTCGCCGTCCGCGAGTGCTCGCAGCAGACCATCGAGTCCTCGGTGAAGAACCTCAAGCTCGACGACCCGTGCTGGGTCAAGGCGGGCCAGGACCTGGTGGACTTCCTGCGGACCGAGCCGTTCCAGGAGGGCTTCAACGGCACCCCCGCCCAGCAGGGCGCGGGCAGCTCGGCGGGCCTGGTGGCCAACGGCAAGGCCGCCATGGAGCTGCAGGGCGACTGGAACCCCGGCACCATGTCCTCCCTCACCGAGGACAAGGACCTGGACAGCAAGGTCGGCTGGTTCCCGTTCCCGACCGTCCCCGGTGGCCAGGGCGACCCGGCGGCCGTGCTCGGCGGCGGTGACGGCTTCTCCTGCACCACCCGCGCGGCAGCCGCCTGCGCGAAGTTCCTGGAGTACCTGATCGGCCCGGAGATCCAGAACAAGCTCGCCGCCGCGGGCACCGGCCTGCCGGTCAACGAGGCCGCCGTCACCGCGCTCAAGACCGAGAACCTCAAGACCGTCGCCGAGCACGGCCGCAATGCGCCGTACGTGCAGATGTACTTCGACCGGGCCTTCCCGACCGACGTGGGCGCCGCGCTGAACGAGGCCGTCGCGAACCTGTTCGCGGGCCAGGGCTCGCCTCAGGGCATCGTCGACGCGGTCAACGAGGCGGCGGACGGGGCGAAGTGA
- a CDS encoding LacI family DNA-binding transcriptional regulator — protein MQPGPRATIRDVAARAGVSVATVSKVINQRHGVAAATSARVRAVIEELGYEASLVAQSLRNHRTNVIGVLVADLEPFSTELLKGAAGAIRGSGYELVVYSAGGDQAGWEKRYLSRLSGTLVDGAVVVTPAVVLEGLQGTPVVAVDPHTGPSRVPTIDSDNLRGAWAATSHLLALGHRRIGFLAGRPDLQSAQLREAGWRGALTEAGVAVDESLVRVGGYDPAVSLGVARELLTSADRPTAVFAANDLSAIATVEAARGLGLRVPEDLSVVGFDNLPDSALCTPPLTTVDQPIQEMGRRAIEWLIALMRGDGVGGEHHLTLDTRLVVRGSTGPVGGGAAAAGGSVGGGSAAGGSAGGGPAAGSAAGAVREGAAGGGAASG, from the coding sequence GTGCAGCCCGGTCCCCGCGCCACCATCCGAGACGTCGCCGCGCGGGCGGGCGTGTCCGTGGCCACCGTGTCCAAGGTGATCAACCAGCGGCACGGGGTGGCCGCCGCGACCTCCGCCAGGGTCAGGGCGGTGATCGAGGAGCTGGGCTACGAGGCCAGCCTGGTGGCGCAGAGCCTGCGCAACCACCGCACGAACGTGATCGGCGTGCTGGTCGCGGACCTGGAGCCGTTCAGCACCGAGCTGCTCAAGGGCGCGGCGGGCGCGATCCGGGGCAGCGGGTACGAGCTGGTGGTGTACTCGGCGGGCGGCGACCAGGCCGGGTGGGAGAAGCGGTACCTGTCCCGGCTCAGCGGGACGCTGGTCGACGGGGCCGTGGTGGTCACCCCGGCGGTGGTGCTGGAGGGGCTGCAGGGCACGCCGGTGGTGGCCGTCGACCCGCACACCGGGCCGTCGCGGGTGCCGACGATCGACTCGGACAACCTGCGCGGCGCCTGGGCCGCCACCTCGCACCTGCTGGCGCTGGGGCACCGGCGGATCGGGTTCCTGGCCGGGCGGCCGGACCTGCAGTCCGCGCAGCTGCGCGAGGCCGGGTGGCGGGGCGCGCTGACCGAGGCCGGGGTGGCGGTGGACGAGTCGCTGGTGCGGGTCGGCGGGTACGACCCGGCGGTGTCGCTGGGGGTGGCGCGCGAGCTGCTGACCTCGGCGGACCGGCCGACGGCGGTGTTCGCGGCGAACGACCTGTCGGCGATCGCGACCGTGGAGGCGGCGCGCGGGCTGGGGTTGCGGGTGCCCGAGGACCTGTCGGTGGTGGGGTTCGACAACCTGCCGGACTCGGCGCTGTGCACGCCGCCGCTGACCACGGTGGACCAGCCGATCCAGGAGATGGGGCGGCGGGCGATCGAGTGGTTGATCGCGCTGATGCGGGGCGACGGGGTGGGCGGGGAGCACCACCTGACGTTGGACACGCGGCTGGTGGTGCGGGGGTCGACCGGGCCGGTGGGTGGCGGCGCCGCTGCGGCTGGCGGGTCGGTGGGCGGCGGGTCGGCGGCCGGCGGGTCGGCGGGTGGCGGGCCGGCGGCCGGGAGTGCTGCGGGCGCGGTGCGCGAGGGCGCTGCGGGTGGGGGCGCGGCTAGCGGGTGA
- a CDS encoding siderophore-interacting protein — MAAEVMANPTTEPFRHFDAEVLATKALGRSMVRVTFGGPALRDVRTWGPDQRIKLFFPRSGQTGLTVPTGADWYTRFRELPDRERPAMRTYTLRAVRHGQIDIDFVRHGDTGPASTWAGRAAVGDRTVILAPNAHHVPENPARMGADYAPPADTAWQLIAGDETALPAIGGIVESLPRGVRARVVLEVPSPSDRQEWRTEGEVDTTWLVRGVDAPLLEAIRAEGVPEGPGYAWLAGESSLVRGLRRHLVKDLGVDRRRVYFCGYWREGRPEETAHEPVEED; from the coding sequence ATGGCAGCAGAGGTCATGGCGAACCCGACGACGGAACCGTTCCGGCACTTCGACGCCGAGGTGCTGGCCACGAAGGCGCTCGGCCGCAGCATGGTGCGGGTGACCTTCGGCGGCCCCGCGCTGCGCGACGTGCGCACCTGGGGACCCGACCAGCGGATCAAGCTGTTCTTCCCCCGGTCCGGGCAGACGGGCCTGACCGTGCCGACCGGCGCCGACTGGTACACCCGCTTCCGCGAGCTGCCCGACCGGGAGCGCCCGGCGATGCGCACCTACACGCTGCGCGCGGTGCGCCACGGCCAGATCGACATCGACTTCGTCCGCCACGGCGACACCGGCCCCGCCTCCACCTGGGCGGGCAGGGCCGCGGTCGGCGACCGGACCGTCATCCTGGCCCCGAACGCCCACCACGTCCCGGAGAACCCGGCCCGCATGGGCGCCGACTACGCCCCGCCCGCCGACACCGCCTGGCAGCTCATCGCGGGCGACGAGACCGCGCTGCCCGCGATCGGCGGCATCGTCGAGTCCCTGCCGAGGGGCGTGCGCGCGCGGGTCGTGCTGGAGGTCCCGAGCCCGAGCGACCGGCAGGAGTGGCGCACCGAGGGCGAGGTCGACACGACCTGGCTGGTGCGCGGCGTCGACGCCCCGCTGCTGGAGGCGATCCGCGCCGAGGGCGTTCCCGAGGGACCGGGCTACGCCTGGCTCGCGGGGGAGTCGAGCCTGGTTCGGGGCCTGCGCAGGCACCTGGTGAAGGACCTGGGCGTCGACCGCAGGCGCGTCTACTTCTGCGGCTACTGGCGCGAGGGCCGCCCGGAGGAGACCGCCCACGAGCCGGTCGAGGAGGACTGA
- a CDS encoding GlsB/YeaQ/YmgE family stress response membrane protein, whose protein sequence is MGFSSFVGALFVGLVIGVLGRLIRPGKQDIPIWLTIVVGILAAFLGTLVADAAGIGDTRGFDWIEFLIQLALSVVGVGIAAGAYGRRSLH, encoded by the coding sequence GTGGGCTTCAGCAGCTTCGTCGGCGCGCTCTTCGTCGGTCTGGTCATCGGCGTGCTCGGCCGGTTGATCAGGCCGGGGAAGCAGGACATCCCGATCTGGCTGACGATCGTCGTGGGCATCCTGGCCGCGTTCCTCGGCACGCTCGTCGCCGACGCGGCGGGCATCGGCGACACGCGGGGCTTCGACTGGATCGAGTTCCTCATCCAGCTCGCCCTGTCGGTGGTGGGCGTCGGCATCGCCGCGGGCGCCTACGGCAGGCGGAGCCTGCACTAG
- a CDS encoding TIGR03619 family F420-dependent LLM class oxidoreductase, which yields MRIGIALPQFGPQSRRVDEIIPFAVEAERLGAASLWVADRLYAPAEPVVGYAGGDDVPAEFRRVFDPFALLSAVATHTSTATLGSSVLNLPWYQPVALARLLTSIDLLSGGRLLPGFGIGWSPDEYKASGVPWKGRGARFDEALDLLDLAWTADVLSYEGEHHSVPAGYVDLKPARKPPVHLGGFSKTALQRIARRGAGWLPVLQVGTTAQDPAPLVAVREQIGAPTPAVLRLNARRDTPLSALADTALASAQAGFDDLFVDLSYVVDEPSEALDRFADLLAKTA from the coding sequence ATGCGCATCGGTATCGCGTTACCCCAGTTCGGTCCCCAGAGCAGGCGCGTGGACGAGATCATCCCCTTCGCCGTCGAGGCCGAGCGCCTCGGCGCGGCGAGCCTGTGGGTCGCCGACCGCCTGTACGCCCCCGCCGAGCCCGTCGTCGGCTACGCGGGCGGCGACGACGTCCCGGCCGAGTTCCGCCGGGTCTTCGACCCGTTCGCGCTGCTCTCGGCGGTCGCCACGCACACCTCCACCGCCACCCTCGGCAGCAGCGTGCTGAACCTGCCCTGGTACCAGCCGGTGGCCCTCGCCCGGCTGCTCACCTCGATCGACCTGCTCAGCGGCGGCAGGCTGCTGCCGGGGTTCGGCATCGGCTGGTCGCCCGACGAGTACAAGGCGTCCGGCGTCCCGTGGAAGGGCAGGGGCGCGCGCTTCGACGAGGCGCTGGACCTCCTCGACCTGGCCTGGACCGCCGACGTCCTGTCCTACGAGGGCGAGCACCACTCGGTCCCGGCCGGCTACGTGGACCTCAAGCCCGCCCGCAAGCCCCCGGTGCACCTGGGCGGCTTCTCGAAGACCGCGCTCCAGCGCATCGCCCGGCGCGGCGCGGGCTGGCTGCCGGTCCTGCAGGTCGGGACCACCGCGCAGGACCCGGCCCCGCTGGTGGCCGTCCGCGAGCAGATCGGCGCGCCCACCCCGGCCGTGCTGCGCCTCAACGCCCGCCGCGACACCCCGCTGAGCGCCCTCGCGGACACCGCGCTGGCCTCGGCGCAGGCCGGGTTCGACGACCTGTTCGTCGACCTGTCGTACGTGGTGGACGAGCCGTCCGAGGCGCTGGACCGCTTCGCCGACCTGCTGGCGAAGACGGCCTGA
- a CDS encoding response regulator transcription factor: MGGERIRVLVVEDQEVAREALCALIGGTADLVLVGRARDGREAVDAAVRLRPDVVLMDIRMPVVDGVEATRLVLARVPAARVVVLTTFDCDEYVDRALRAGACGFVLKSAPVVDVVRAVRAAHVGDSVLSPEVARRVVAGYAARPGGPTPFDVLGVREREVAAGVARGLSNEEVAAELSLSLATVKTYLSRVFDKVGVRDRTQLVVLAYRTGFAGGESTFG, encoded by the coding sequence GTGGGTGGTGAGCGGATCAGGGTTCTTGTCGTCGAGGATCAGGAGGTGGCTCGGGAGGCGTTGTGCGCGTTGATCGGGGGGACGGCCGATCTGGTGCTGGTGGGGCGGGCCCGTGACGGGCGGGAGGCTGTGGACGCTGCGGTTCGGTTGCGGCCGGACGTGGTGCTGATGGACATCCGGATGCCTGTGGTGGACGGGGTTGAGGCGACTCGGCTCGTGCTGGCCAGGGTTCCCGCGGCTCGGGTGGTGGTGCTGACGACGTTCGACTGTGACGAGTACGTGGATCGGGCGTTGCGGGCCGGGGCTTGCGGGTTCGTGTTGAAGAGCGCGCCCGTGGTGGACGTGGTGCGGGCGGTTCGGGCGGCGCACGTGGGGGACTCGGTGTTGTCGCCTGAGGTCGCGCGGCGGGTCGTGGCCGGGTACGCGGCTCGGCCAGGGGGGCCTACGCCGTTCGACGTGCTGGGGGTGCGGGAGCGGGAGGTCGCGGCCGGGGTGGCGCGGGGGTTGTCGAACGAGGAGGTCGCGGCCGAGCTGTCCTTGAGCCTGGCCACGGTGAAGACGTACCTGAGCCGGGTGTTCGACAAGGTCGGGGTTCGGGATCGGACGCAGCTGGTGGTGCTGGCGTACCGGACGGGGTTCGCGGGAGGGGAGTCGACTTTCGGTTGA
- a CDS encoding LLM class flavin-dependent oxidoreductase, whose product MPLPSEPLRKLGFLTIGLFDPEDPAKGHESTLQVLELGERLGFDSAWVRHRHLQHGISSPVAVLAAATQRTKRIALGTAVIPLGWENPLRLAEDLATVDVLSGGRLNPGVSAGRPMGFDRVKDALYPETADVEELGHERARRLLGFLRGEPASDFEGTEGIEQFSRRVQPHSPGLAGRLWYGAGSLGSARWAGENGVNLLTSSVVRAEESEDFAQVQASHIRAFRAAHPDGAAARVSQGLVVVPTDSADARQRERYERYAEARLPRTRAPQGPGRVLFAPDLVGTSEQIAERLHAHAGFREVEEVAFALPFTFEQEDYEQILSDIAGKLGPALGWSPAAVG is encoded by the coding sequence GTGCCGCTCCCGTCCGAGCCGCTGCGCAAGCTCGGCTTCCTGACCATCGGGCTGTTCGACCCGGAGGACCCGGCCAAGGGGCACGAGTCGACCCTCCAGGTGCTGGAGCTGGGCGAGCGGCTCGGCTTCGACAGCGCCTGGGTGCGGCACCGGCACCTCCAGCACGGCATCTCCTCGCCGGTCGCGGTGCTGGCCGCCGCCACCCAGCGCACGAAGCGGATCGCGCTGGGCACGGCCGTGATCCCGCTCGGCTGGGAGAACCCGCTGCGGCTGGCCGAGGACCTGGCGACCGTGGACGTGCTGTCCGGCGGGCGGCTCAACCCCGGTGTCAGCGCGGGCAGGCCGATGGGGTTCGACCGGGTGAAGGACGCGCTGTACCCGGAGACGGCGGACGTGGAGGAGCTCGGGCACGAGCGGGCCCGGCGGCTGCTCGGGTTCCTGCGCGGGGAGCCCGCGAGCGACTTCGAGGGCACCGAGGGGATCGAGCAGTTCTCCCGGCGGGTGCAGCCGCACTCCCCCGGCCTGGCCGGGCGGCTCTGGTACGGGGCCGGGAGCCTCGGGTCGGCGCGGTGGGCCGGGGAGAACGGGGTGAACCTGCTGACGAGCAGCGTGGTGCGGGCCGAGGAGTCGGAGGACTTCGCGCAGGTGCAGGCCTCGCACATCCGGGCGTTCCGGGCGGCTCACCCGGACGGGGCCGCGGCGCGGGTGTCGCAGGGGCTGGTGGTGGTGCCGACGGACAGCGCGGACGCCCGGCAGCGGGAGCGGTACGAGCGGTACGCGGAGGCGCGGCTGCCGCGCACGCGCGCGCCGCAGGGGCCGGGGCGGGTGCTGTTCGCGCCGGACCTGGTGGGGACCTCGGAGCAGATCGCGGAGCGGCTGCACGCGCACGCCGGGTTCCGGGAGGTGGAGGAGGTGGCGTTCGCGCTGCCGTTCACCTTCGAGCAGGAGGACTACGAGCAGATCCTGAGCGACATCGCCGGGAAGCTCGGGCCTGCGCTGGGGTGGTCGCCCGCGGCGGTGGGGTAG